A region from the Melioribacter roseus P3M-2 genome encodes:
- a CDS encoding IS3 family transposase (programmed frameshift): MGQTRRTYDKEFKLSAVKMVTEEGMSVAEVSRDLGISENSIHKWKKKYLEDKNNAFPGKGKLKPEDEEIRRLERELKRVKMERDILKKAISFFSKDTGVKYMFIKENRRNYPLELMCRVLRVSRSGYYNWLKRKLSSREIEDRKLLEIIRFHYNRSDGRYGSPRITASIRRNGIIVNRKKVARLMRLHNIRAKMKKRYKSTTRQNRKAEVSENLVKGNFRSEEKDKVWTSDITYLWTSEGWLYLAVIMDIYSRKIVGWSVSQRLSAEIINRALRIAVIHRNPPAGLIFHSDRGSQYTSKSFREQLKSYQMKQSMSSSGNCYDNAITESFFHTLKTELVNFEKYETRDEARQSIFRYIEIFYNRQRLHSALGYLSPVEFEEKNKEEIKERVA; the protein is encoded by the exons ATGGGACAAACAAGAAGAACCTACGACAAAGAGTTTAAGCTATCGGCAGTCAAAATGGTAACCGAAGAAGGAATGTCGGTGGCAGAAGTATCCAGAGACTTGGGCATAAGCGAGAACTCGATTCATAAATGGAAGAAGAAATATCTCGAAGACAAGAATAATGCATTTCCGGGAAAAGGGAAATTAAAACCGGAAGATGAAGAAATAAGACGACTTGAGAGGGAGCTCAAGCGAGTAAAAATGGAAAGAGACATATTAAAAAAAGCCATATCTTTTTTTTCAAAGGATACGG GAGTAAAATATATGTTCATAAAAGAGAACCGAAGGAATTATCCTTTAGAGTTAATGTGCCGGGTATTACGGGTCAGCCGCTCCGGGTATTATAATTGGCTAAAAAGGAAATTAAGTAGTAGAGAGATAGAAGATCGGAAATTATTAGAGATAATAAGATTTCATTACAATAGAAGCGATGGCAGGTATGGATCGCCAAGGATAACGGCGTCGATCAGAAGGAATGGAATAATTGTAAACAGGAAGAAAGTGGCAAGGTTGATGAGGCTACACAATATACGAGCCAAGATGAAGAAGAGATACAAATCAACGACGCGTCAGAATCGAAAAGCGGAGGTGAGCGAAAATTTGGTAAAAGGCAATTTTCGTTCGGAAGAGAAAGATAAGGTCTGGACGAGCGATATAACATATTTGTGGACATCAGAAGGCTGGTTGTATTTGGCAGTGATAATGGATATTTACTCAAGAAAGATAGTGGGATGGTCGGTAAGTCAGAGATTGAGCGCTGAAATAATAAATAGAGCTTTAAGGATTGCCGTAATTCATAGAAATCCACCGGCGGGGTTAATTTTTCACAGTGACAGAGGCAGTCAGTATACGAGCAAATCATTCAGAGAACAATTGAAAAGCTATCAGATGAAACAATCGATGAGTTCGAGCGGCAATTGTTATGACAATGCAATTACGGAATCGTTTTTTCATACATTGAAAACCGAATTGGTGAATTTTGAGAAATATGAAACGCGTGACGAAGCCAGGCAAAGTATATTTAGATACATTGAAATATTTTACAACAGGCAGAGATTACATTCAGCTTTGGGTTATTTATCTCCGGTTGAATTCGAAGAAAAAAATAAGGAAGAAATTAAAGAAAGAGTTGCTTAA
- a CDS encoding T9SS type A sorting domain-containing protein, whose product MKTRLFIVLFVVFSSLSFAQNKDTVDVIPGFNTLSEQIESDIQRGVDVGNRVYRLANGQPYLLDHTMEINFPLTLICPDGEPALVQAAKDINGSSPSDLFHIYKDVYVENIAFSGVDNGGAVRLRVFVLQTDSLTAEAHKCIFELARLNVFSSNGLYAKIKFTNCIFNNCLTDNNLYNGRAFDDRQNVVESFYAENCSFINMRSPIHFWGTLVKNYYVNHCTFYNTTMYVRGFSTGVNVTFTNNNLVNTGIYPIAFNPATNVDTAEGFQVPGVVDVDTLSHELASEDQKKWTVKNNNYYFSQNVLDFFSSLDDTLVLRPWISSHDSAFAAKYPQRYDIEVALSENPNFINAPQTDTLIKWIGLYLSGERSTDKLPDTRFLPDGYVDENGIAYLAYKYYDFSYDKNNPLYSAGTDGKPIGDLQWFQNITSVERVTDVIPTNIKLNQNYPNPFNPTTNITYELPKQSNVTITVYNSLGQEVIRLVNNEMQSAGTYKITWSGKDAYGNSLASGIYYYQLNTDDVVLSKKMILLK is encoded by the coding sequence ATGAAGACGCGTTTATTTATTGTATTATTTGTTGTTTTTTCTTCACTTTCATTTGCTCAAAATAAAGATACTGTAGATGTAATTCCCGGATTTAATACTCTGTCTGAGCAAATAGAGTCAGATATTCAACGCGGGGTTGACGTTGGCAATAGAGTCTATCGGTTAGCTAATGGACAGCCCTATTTGCTTGACCATACTATGGAAATTAACTTCCCACTAACTTTAATTTGTCCAGACGGCGAACCTGCGCTTGTACAGGCGGCAAAAGACATTAATGGCAGTTCTCCCTCTGATTTGTTCCATATTTATAAAGATGTATATGTAGAAAATATTGCATTCTCTGGAGTCGACAATGGAGGGGCTGTGCGTTTGCGCGTATTTGTATTACAAACTGACAGTCTAACAGCAGAGGCGCATAAATGTATATTCGAGTTAGCAAGACTAAATGTTTTCAGCTCAAACGGTTTGTATGCGAAAATAAAGTTTACAAATTGTATATTCAATAACTGCTTAACAGACAACAACTTATATAATGGAAGGGCATTTGACGATAGGCAGAATGTCGTAGAATCTTTTTATGCCGAGAACTGTTCTTTTATCAATATGAGGAGCCCAATACATTTCTGGGGTACGCTAGTTAAAAATTATTATGTGAATCATTGCACATTTTACAATACAACCATGTATGTGAGAGGTTTTAGCACAGGTGTTAACGTAACTTTCACGAATAATAATCTTGTTAACACAGGTATATACCCGATAGCATTTAATCCCGCAACGAACGTAGATACCGCCGAAGGATTCCAGGTGCCCGGTGTGGTTGACGTCGATACACTTTCTCACGAATTAGCTTCCGAAGACCAGAAAAAGTGGACAGTTAAAAATAACAATTATTACTTCAGCCAAAACGTCCTAGATTTCTTCTCGTCTTTAGATGATACTTTAGTTTTACGACCTTGGATAAGTAGTCACGATAGCGCCTTTGCAGCCAAATATCCTCAGCGTTATGATATTGAAGTTGCGCTTTCAGAAAATCCTAATTTTATTAATGCTCCACAAACCGATACATTAATTAAATGGATTGGACTTTACCTCTCAGGTGAACGATCGACAGATAAATTACCAGATACAAGATTCTTACCTGATGGTTATGTTGACGAGAATGGAATTGCATACTTAGCTTATAAGTATTATGACTTCTCTTATGATAAAAATAATCCTTTATACAGCGCCGGAACGGACGGGAAACCAATAGGAGACCTTCAATGGTTCCAAAATATTACGTCCGTTGAAAGGGTTACTGATGTTATCCCTACTAATATAAAGTTAAATCAAAATTATCCAAATCCATTTAATCCGACCACAAATATTACTTACGAATTACCAAAACAGTCTAATGTAACAATTACTGTTTATAATTCTTTAGGGCAAGAAGTAATAAGACTTGTCAATAATGAAATGCAAAGCGCCGGGACTTATAAAATTACTTGGAGCGGTAAGGATGCATACGGAAATTCTTTAGCGTCGGGAATTTACTATTATCAATTAAATACAGACGACGTCGTTTTGTCTAAGAAAATGATTCTTCTTAAATAG
- a CDS encoding discoidin domain-containing protein, protein MKKFVSILLTLFFTAVNLSFVEAQTWQSKILYYNDSGKLVYVSDDEGNKIPDFSYAGYRNGEVDIPYIPVVKTISPIEGDNTRNIQNAIDEAGKLPINENGFRGAVLLSAGTYEIYGTIKINYDGVILRGVGDGADPSNNTILIGKGDKPHQRTIIVAGGGNITKWQEQAPGTKTNIKDSILYIGANMFTVENPEYFNVGDNIIIFHPVTDKWIAAVGGGGTDTDREWQVSDGINIVYNRFIKNIKDDTIFIDAPIYNTLDKSLSQSYIYKYARTGLKKNIGIENLRIDIEANGITTDSNGDENHAWQAIDLIQIEDAWVKNCTLLHFGQSGVRTSTATRITIDSCKALEPVSNITGERRYNFNLYHASQLILVKNCLTTYARHSYISNGTSTVSGCVFYNNRSENDFASSEGHRMWSQALLYDNIIYTKPNTTILIGLYSRGNYGTSHGWGAVHSVAWNCTVPSNNKIIIQKPPTAQNYAIGCKGIVTGLKYEGAPFDYPQGYIEGTNKIGLYPASLYEAQLQERLGIGKLPSAPSNLVATALSSNKILLEWIDNSKNEMSYSIERSVDEGNTWTIIASVGANVTKFLDTSVIPATSYLYKIKAANSMGSSEYSNIASVTTPNALPINAPSNITVTDITYDKIILKWSDNSNNEDFFYIERKSENDTVWIVIGIVNMNITEFQDSSFLESTKYYYRLQAKNAYGSSDYSNIVSITTLSRGGSENLALNRPVKFSSQQIEPGNENLAIYAVDGDLNTRWSSERGATWPQWIEVDLGELKTFNKTELICFNDRAYQYTIEARSDTNDSYIEIVDRTNNTTPGTKENPIIDVFNSVKARYVKLTVTGAYNYPGPWTSILEFRIYYDSNLVSVAKNIDKPIGFVLYQNTPNPFNPTTNIKFTIPNDGTVTFKIYDILGNEITTLIDNKYYSMGDYNILFNGASYSSGVYIYQLIYNNNIYVKKMMLLK, encoded by the coding sequence ATGAAAAAATTTGTATCGATTTTATTGACCTTATTCTTTACAGCGGTAAATCTTTCTTTTGTCGAAGCGCAAACTTGGCAGTCCAAGATTCTATATTATAATGATTCAGGAAAGTTGGTATACGTAAGCGATGATGAGGGCAATAAAATTCCCGATTTTAGTTATGCTGGTTATAGGAATGGGGAGGTTGATATACCATATATTCCTGTTGTAAAAACAATTTCTCCAATTGAAGGAGATAATACCAGGAATATTCAAAATGCTATCGACGAAGCCGGTAAATTGCCAATTAATGAAAACGGTTTTAGAGGAGCTGTACTGCTATCGGCAGGCACTTATGAAATATATGGTACAATAAAAATTAATTATGATGGAGTTATATTGAGAGGCGTAGGTGATGGCGCCGATCCTTCTAACAATACAATTCTTATAGGTAAAGGCGATAAGCCGCATCAAAGAACAATTATAGTAGCCGGCGGGGGTAATATTACCAAGTGGCAAGAGCAAGCGCCTGGAACAAAAACAAATATAAAAGATTCTATTTTATACATAGGCGCTAATATGTTCACAGTGGAAAATCCCGAATATTTCAATGTTGGAGATAACATAATAATATTTCATCCGGTTACAGACAAGTGGATTGCTGCCGTTGGCGGTGGAGGTACGGATACTGACAGAGAATGGCAAGTATCAGACGGAATTAATATAGTGTATAATCGGTTTATAAAAAATATTAAAGACGACACTATTTTTATTGATGCCCCAATATACAATACTTTAGATAAAAGTTTATCACAGTCCTATATATATAAATATGCTCGGACAGGATTAAAGAAAAATATAGGTATAGAAAATTTACGTATTGATATCGAGGCTAATGGAATAACTACAGACTCCAATGGTGATGAAAACCATGCATGGCAAGCTATCGACCTAATCCAAATTGAAGATGCTTGGGTAAAGAATTGTACTTTGCTTCATTTTGGGCAATCGGGTGTAAGAACAAGCACAGCTACGAGAATTACAATTGACTCTTGTAAAGCTTTGGAACCTGTAAGTAACATAACCGGCGAGAGGCGTTATAATTTTAATTTGTACCATGCTTCTCAATTAATACTAGTGAAGAATTGCTTAACTACATATGCAAGACATAGTTATATTTCTAATGGAACGAGTACGGTTTCTGGATGCGTATTTTATAATAACAGAAGCGAAAATGATTTTGCATCTAGCGAGGGGCATCGTATGTGGAGCCAGGCTCTTTTATATGATAATATTATTTATACAAAACCAAATACCACTATTCTTATAGGACTATACAGTCGGGGCAACTATGGGACTTCGCACGGATGGGGAGCGGTTCATTCTGTCGCCTGGAATTGCACTGTTCCTAGCAATAATAAAATTATAATTCAAAAACCACCTACAGCACAAAATTATGCAATTGGATGTAAAGGGATTGTTACCGGATTAAAGTATGAAGGAGCGCCTTTTGATTACCCGCAGGGTTATATCGAGGGAACTAATAAAATCGGCTTGTATCCAGCTTCTCTTTATGAAGCGCAATTACAAGAGAGGCTTGGAATAGGAAAATTGCCTTCTGCGCCTAGCAATTTGGTAGCTACGGCATTATCGAGTAATAAAATTCTTTTAGAATGGATAGATAATTCAAAAAATGAAATGAGTTATAGTATAGAACGTTCAGTTGATGAAGGCAATACATGGACTATAATTGCTTCGGTAGGAGCTAATGTAACAAAATTCTTAGATACAAGTGTAATTCCAGCAACTTCTTATTTATATAAGATAAAAGCGGCAAATTCGATGGGAAGCTCAGAGTATTCAAATATTGCAAGCGTAACGACACCGAATGCTCTGCCAATAAATGCTCCGTCTAACATAACTGTAACAGATATAACTTATGATAAAATAATTTTAAAATGGTCTGATAATTCTAATAATGAAGATTTCTTTTATATAGAAAGGAAAAGTGAAAATGATACAGTTTGGATTGTAATAGGTATTGTCAATATGAATATTACGGAATTCCAAGATAGTTCATTTCTGGAATCGACAAAATATTATTACCGACTTCAAGCGAAAAATGCTTACGGCTCATCAGATTATTCTAATATTGTAAGTATTACTACTCTAAGCAGAGGTGGAAGTGAAAATTTAGCTTTAAATCGCCCAGTTAAATTTTCCAGTCAACAAATTGAGCCGGGTAACGAAAATTTAGCAATTTACGCTGTAGACGGCGATTTAAATACAAGGTGGTCTTCAGAACGAGGGGCTACATGGCCGCAATGGATTGAAGTAGACCTAGGAGAATTAAAAACTTTTAACAAAACAGAGCTTATCTGTTTTAATGATAGAGCATATCAATATACAATAGAAGCAAGAAGTGATACGAATGATTCTTATATTGAAATAGTTGATAGGACAAATAACACAACTCCGGGCACAAAAGAAAATCCTATAATAGATGTTTTTAACTCTGTTAAAGCTAGATATGTCAAGTTAACAGTAACAGGCGCATATAATTATCCCGGGCCATGGACCAGTATATTAGAATTTCGGATATATTATGATAGTAATTTAGTCAGTGTAGCAAAAAATATCGATAAGCCTATTGGTTTTGTATTATATCAAAACACTCCAAATCCTTTTAATCCTACAACCAATATTAAATTTACGATTCCTAATGATGGAACTGTAACGTTTAAAATATATGATATTTTAGGTAATGAAATAACTACGCTGATAGATAATAAATATTATTCAATGGGAGACTACAATATACTATTTAACGGAGCTTCATACAGCTCAGGCGTGTACATTTATCAATTAATATATAATAATAATATTTATGTAAAAAAAATGATGCTTCTAAAATAG
- a CDS encoding MFS transporter, whose amino-acid sequence MQAELNQNSPVAKVGKYRWTILALVFFATTINYLDRQVISLLKDDYLEPAFNWTETDYANIVVAFQVMYGVGMLFMGWLIDKLGTKIGYALSLTVWSLAAVAHAFARGTLGFMVARGFLGLSEAGNFPAAIKTVAEWFPKKERALATGLFNSGSNVGAILAPLTVPLIAVLWGWQWAFIITGAIGLIWLVFWFMIYEIPSKHKKLSKEEYEYIHSDKDEQVSVEKNEEKVGWLSLLTYKQTWAFVIGKFLTDPVWWFYLFWLPSFLNKQYGMTKTDLALPIALVYTMTTFGSIFGGWLSGYFIGKGWTVNKARKTAMLIFALFALPVVSAQALGVYSPWIAIVIVGIAASAHQAWSANIFTTTSDMFPKKAVASVTGIGGMAGAVGGILIATLAGWVLDHFKALGTIETGYYVMFLVCGSAYLIAWFIFNLLAPKMERVEI is encoded by the coding sequence ATGCAAGCAGAACTTAATCAAAACAGTCCTGTAGCAAAAGTTGGCAAATATCGTTGGACAATCCTGGCGCTCGTCTTTTTTGCTACTACAATTAACTATCTCGACAGACAGGTAATTAGTCTTCTCAAAGACGATTATCTTGAGCCGGCATTCAATTGGACGGAAACAGACTATGCCAATATAGTTGTTGCATTCCAGGTTATGTACGGCGTCGGTATGCTTTTTATGGGATGGCTTATCGATAAATTGGGCACTAAAATCGGATATGCGCTGTCGCTCACTGTTTGGAGCTTGGCCGCAGTCGCTCACGCATTTGCCAGAGGTACTTTAGGCTTTATGGTAGCAAGAGGATTCCTCGGACTGAGCGAAGCCGGCAACTTTCCGGCTGCCATAAAAACAGTCGCCGAGTGGTTTCCTAAAAAGGAAAGAGCTCTTGCAACAGGTTTATTTAATTCTGGCTCCAATGTGGGAGCTATTCTCGCTCCTCTAACTGTGCCGCTTATTGCTGTCCTGTGGGGATGGCAATGGGCGTTTATTATCACCGGAGCTATCGGTTTAATATGGTTGGTCTTTTGGTTTATGATATATGAAATTCCTTCCAAACACAAAAAATTATCGAAAGAAGAATACGAATATATTCATAGCGACAAAGACGAACAGGTGTCGGTAGAAAAAAATGAAGAAAAAGTAGGATGGCTAAGTTTGTTGACTTATAAACAAACATGGGCTTTTGTTATCGGTAAATTTTTGACCGATCCGGTTTGGTGGTTCTATCTGTTCTGGTTGCCGTCATTTCTTAACAAACAATACGGAATGACAAAAACCGACCTGGCGCTGCCGATCGCCCTGGTTTATACAATGACTACATTCGGAAGTATTTTCGGAGGGTGGCTCTCCGGATACTTCATAGGCAAAGGATGGACTGTAAATAAAGCGCGTAAAACTGCTATGCTTATTTTTGCATTGTTTGCATTACCGGTGGTATCCGCACAGGCGCTCGGAGTTTATAGCCCGTGGATAGCAATTGTAATCGTCGGCATCGCCGCTTCGGCGCATCAGGCTTGGTCGGCAAATATTTTTACGACTACATCCGACATGTTCCCCAAAAAAGCCGTTGCATCCGTTACCGGTATAGGCGGTATGGCCGGAGCCGTTGGCGGTATATTGATTGCAACTTTAGCCGGGTGGGTGCTCGACCATTTCAAAGCTCTCGGCACAATCGAAACGGGTTACTACGTTATGTTCCTCGTCTGCGGTTCGGCTTATTTGATCGCATGGTTTATCTTTAATCTCCTTGCGCCCAAAATGGAAAGAGTAGAAATTTAA
- the uxaC gene encoding glucuronate isomerase translates to MKDTFIKENFLLSNKTAEILYHDHAAKQPIIDYHCHLPPDEIASNKKFENITQVWLNGDHYKWRAMRTNGVDEKYITGDSTDKEKFMKWAETVPYTIKNPLYHWTHMELKRPFGISDKLLNADTAEEIWKKTGELLATDEFSTQGIIRQWNVEIICTTDDPVDSLEYHKKIKENPFGTKVLPAFRPDKAMAVENTTEFLKYLAKLEEASGVSVSSFDNFLEAIRKRHDYFHENGCRLSDHGLESAYAEDYTESEIKSIFKKLLNKENLDHTEILKFKSAMMYEFGVMDWEKGWVQQLHLGALRNNNTRMFRQLGPDTGWDSIGDFEMARPLAKYLDKLDTENKLTKTILYNLNPADNELFATMIGNFQDGTVPGKMQYGSAWWFLDQKSGMERQIDALSNMGLLSRFVGMLTDSRSFLSYSRHDYFRRLLCDILGREIEAGLIPNDLELVGKMVEDISYNNAKNYFDFGQ, encoded by the coding sequence ATGAAAGACACATTTATCAAAGAAAATTTCCTGCTGAGCAATAAAACGGCGGAAATACTGTATCACGATCACGCTGCTAAGCAACCTATTATCGATTATCATTGCCACCTGCCTCCCGACGAAATAGCGTCGAATAAGAAGTTCGAAAATATTACGCAGGTTTGGCTGAACGGCGATCATTATAAGTGGCGCGCTATGCGCACCAACGGAGTCGACGAAAAATATATTACAGGCGATTCGACCGATAAAGAAAAATTTATGAAATGGGCGGAAACAGTTCCCTATACAATTAAAAATCCTCTCTACCACTGGACTCATATGGAACTCAAAAGGCCGTTCGGAATTTCGGACAAATTACTCAATGCGGATACCGCCGAAGAAATCTGGAAAAAAACAGGCGAGCTTCTGGCTACCGACGAGTTCTCAACCCAGGGAATTATCCGTCAATGGAATGTCGAAATTATTTGTACAACGGACGACCCGGTCGATTCGCTGGAATATCACAAAAAGATAAAAGAAAATCCGTTTGGAACTAAAGTTCTGCCTGCTTTTCGTCCCGATAAAGCCATGGCGGTAGAAAACACAACCGAATTTTTGAAATATCTGGCTAAACTCGAAGAAGCTTCCGGAGTATCGGTCAGCAGTTTCGATAACTTTTTGGAAGCTATTCGTAAACGACACGATTATTTCCACGAAAACGGATGCCGCCTTTCCGACCACGGCTTGGAATCGGCTTATGCGGAGGATTATACCGAATCGGAAATTAAATCGATATTCAAAAAACTTCTCAATAAGGAAAATCTTGACCATACGGAAATTCTGAAGTTCAAATCCGCAATGATGTATGAATTCGGAGTGATGGATTGGGAAAAAGGCTGGGTGCAGCAATTGCATCTCGGAGCTTTGAGGAACAACAATACCCGCATGTTCAGACAATTAGGACCCGATACCGGTTGGGATTCGATTGGCGATTTTGAAATGGCTCGTCCGCTGGCTAAATATCTGGATAAACTCGACACGGAAAACAAATTGACCAAAACAATCCTTTATAATCTCAATCCTGCGGACAATGAACTCTTTGCCACAATGATCGGAAATTTCCAGGACGGAACCGTCCCGGGCAAAATGCAATACGGCAGCGCATGGTGGTTCCTCGATCAAAAAAGCGGTATGGAACGTCAGATCGACGCGCTCTCGAACATGGGACTTCTAAGCAGATTCGTCGGTATGTTAACCGATTCCCGCAGTTTTCTCTCTTATTCCAGGCACGACTATTTCAGAAGACTTCTCTGCGATATTCTGGGAAGAGAAATAGAAGCAGGACTCATTCCGAACGATCTGGAATTGGTCGGTAAAATGGTAGAAGATATTTCTTATAATAACGCTAAAAACTATTTTGATTTCGGACAATAA